A window of uncultured Methanoregula sp. genomic DNA:
GAGCCGGTAAGGTGCCCTTCCACCATAGGGGAGGACGCCGTGACCGCGATGAGGTACGGGAGGAGGGAGCGGATCCGGTTGTGGGTTCTTACCAGATCCCGCTCGCTATCATACGAAAGATTGATCTGGAGGGCCTGGATGTTCAGCCAGCCGTGCTGCCGGATAGTGAAGAGCCGGTCATAGACTTCGTAGTATTCGCCTTCATCATGATCCCAGACACAGGTCTCATCCAGCCTGAGCGTCGGGTGCATTCCAAGACCGAGGAGCTGGTACTGATCCGGAAAAATGTGATAGAATTTACTAATACCGCGCTGGATCCGGGTTTCCAGGTCCAGAAGATCCATGGCAGGAGCTCGCGGTACGAATTCGAGTACCGTCTTCTGGAGCTCCTTTCCAAGGTTCACATCGCCAAAGGGAATCTCGCTCTCGAACCTGCCGCAGATGGATTTGAGGATCCGGTCCGAGACCGGGAGGGGCCGGAAGCGGCTGTCGTTGATCGAGTACTCGTGCTCGGTGCCGATGGTCATGGATCAGAGGTACTGTCGCGGGATCTTCGCAACGAGCTCGGTCTCCGGCTCTTCGATTTGGCAGATGACATCCAGTTCATCCTGCGGGAGGTGTGCTACAAGGTGCGTGATGTGGGTGACTGCCGCATTGTACTGCTGCTCATAAGCCTCCGGCACATCCTTGAGAAGGCGGACAATGGGGCAGATGCTCTCGAACTTGAGGAATATCTCGATCGTATCCCCTTTCACATCGAACGTGAAAGGGCCTGCCCGGCAGGTCTCCGGTTTGATGGCATGGATCTGGCATCTCCCGTTCTTCTGCAGGGTGCATTCCCCGTTCTCCTTTGACCGGACAAAGCGGTACCCGTCTTTTCCAATACAGTGGGCAAAGTCGCCTCCTTTCAGGATGATTGCAATACGTTCGGAACTCAGCGGGGGCTGTGCGCCGTCGCAGCAGTGCCCTCCGCAGGTGTGGCAGATCTCTTCTGCCTTCAAAAGCCAGTTGTCGGTCATGGTATTCACGCGGGTAACAGGTGGGAGACGATCTGTTCGAATACCCTTGGGTAGCAGTCGTCTTCCCCGCTCTCGATGGATGGGTTGTCGTTCACTTCGATCACGTAGGCATCGCCATTGTTGTTCTTGATATCAACGCCATACAGCCCCCGGCCTATGGCATTGGCGGCATCGATCCCGAGCTGGATCACGTGCGGGGGGACTGCTTCGGGAGGCACGCTCTCGACCCCGCAGTAGACGATATGCCCGTTCACGGAAGCCTGGATCTTGAACGTGACCGAGGGGATGGTATATTTACAGATATAGAGGAGTTTCCCGTCAAGGACGCCGACCCGCCAGTCGTATTTGCTCTCGATGTACTGCTGGACCACGATCCAGTCCGAGAGCCGGTTGAACCGGTGGGCAACCCGGAAGAATTCAGCAATATTGCTGACCTTCTCGACCCGGAGCGAGAACGAGGTGGAGGGTTCCTTGAGGATGAGGGGGGTGCCGAGTTCATCGAACAGGCGGGTGACGCACTCCACGTTGAGATCCTGTCTGGACAAGAAAACCGTTTTGGGGAGCGAGACGCCCCGCCGGATCAGGTGCGAGTACATGTTGATCTTGTCCCCGCAGATCTGGATGGACTGAGGGTCGTCGATGACCGGGATATTGTAAAAACTTGCCATCCGGGCTGCCACATAGGTCACGTTCATCGGGTCGGTCCGGGCCCGGATGAAGAGGGCATCCATCTTTTTTATCTTGTTGATGTCC
This region includes:
- a CDS encoding YkgJ family cysteine cluster protein; this encodes MTDNWLLKAEEICHTCGGHCCDGAQPPLSSERIAIILKGGDFAHCIGKDGYRFVRSKENGECTLQKNGRCQIHAIKPETCRAGPFTFDVKGDTIEIFLKFESICPIVRLLKDVPEAYEQQYNAAVTHITHLVAHLPQDELDVICQIEEPETELVAKIPRQYL
- a CDS encoding RimK family alpha-L-glutamate ligase; protein product: MSRLGIFVDRKTLSNSEQLNALIRCRDVAENLGHHAEFLFPVDINKIKKMDALFIRARTDPMNVTYVAARMASFYNIPVIDDPQSIQICGDKINMYSHLIRRGVSLPKTVFLSRQDLNVECVTRLFDELGTPLILKEPSTSFSLRVEKVSNIAEFFRVAHRFNRLSDWIVVQQYIESKYDWRVGVLDGKLLYICKYTIPSVTFKIQASVNGHIVYCGVESVPPEAVPPHVIQLGIDAANAIGRGLYGVDIKNNNGDAYVIEVNDNPSIESGEDDCYPRVFEQIVSHLLPA